GTGTCGCTCCGCGACAAGGTGGACCGAAGCAAATACATCGGCTCCGACGAGAACTGGGAGAAAGCCGAGGCGGCCATCATCGAGGCGGCCGCCGAGAAAGGCCTGCCGACCGTGGTGGAATACGGCGAGGCAGCGTTCTACGGCCCGAAGCTCGACTTCATGGTGAAGGACGCTATCGGCCGCAGCTGGCAGCTGGGTACCATCCAGGTGGACTACAACCTCCCGGAGCGCTTTGAACTCGAGTACGTGGGCGCCGACGACAAGCGTCACCGCCCGGTGATGATCCACCGCGCGCCGTTCGGTTCGATGGAGCGTTTCGTGGCCGTGCTGCTCGAACATACGGGCGGCAAGCTCCCGCTCTGGCTGGCGCCGGACCAGGTCTCAATACTCCCTGTCAGTGAAAAATTTAACGATTTTGCAAAAAAAGTTTGCGATTTGTTGAATAATTCCGAAATTCGCGCCTCCATTGATGACCGTAACGTCACGATTGGCAAGAAGATCCGCGAGAATGAGCTCAAACGGATGCCTTTCTTGCTGATTGTCGGTGAGAAGGAGCAGGCGACCGAGACGGTTTCCGTTCGGAAGCAAGGCGGCGAAGACAAGGGCGTGATGAGCCTCGCGGCGTTCCAGGAGTACATCAAGGGTGAGATTGAAAACGAACTTAAATAATTTAATATTAACCATTTAACCTACAGGAGGACCAGATTATAGCAACGAACTACAGACCCCCGAAACCGAAACCGCAAGCCCCGCGCAAGCCGGATCAGCGCCTGCCGCAGAACCGGAAAGACAAAGACGACGGACTTCGGATCAACGATGCCATCACCGCCCAACGCGTCCGCGTGGTGGGTGAGAATGTGCCTGAACAGGGCATCTATCCGCTCGCACAGGCGTTGAAGATGGCAGAAGAACGGGAAATGGATCTGGTGGAGATCGCTCCGAATTCCGATCCTCCCGTATGCAAGATCCTCGACTACCAGAAATTCGTCTATCAG
This sequence is a window from Fibrobacter sp.. Protein-coding genes within it:
- a CDS encoding threonine--tRNA ligase — its product is VSLRDKVDRSKYIGSDENWEKAEAAIIEAAAEKGLPTVVEYGEAAFYGPKLDFMVKDAIGRSWQLGTIQVDYNLPERFELEYVGADDKRHRPVMIHRAPFGSMERFVAVLLEHTGGKLPLWLAPDQVSILPVSEKFNDFAKKVCDLLNNSEIRASIDDRNVTIGKKIRENELKRMPFLLIVGEKEQATETVSVRKQGGEDKGVMSLAAFQEYIKGEIENELK